From Thermothelomyces thermophilus ATCC 42464 chromosome 6, complete sequence, the proteins below share one genomic window:
- a CDS encoding uncharacterized protein (Contains zf-RING-like[pfam08746], This is a zinc finger domain that is related to the C3HC4 RING finger domain and pfam07574: SMC_Nse1 non-structural maintenance of chromosomes (SMC) complex plays an essential role in genomic stability.) translates to MNDDWTPPIPAGYNDANRAFIQALMARGTLTFREGQKVLAAIKSAVEGGGGDDVAPESITMAEFENFVRTAREAVEPLDYDIRNMRDQVRGGERVWAFVNAHSDPATQLGTARSPEEVAYIKRLLDAMFDHHNTPRLEVMAVDEGQALRVSRPARGPAARDSNVNTNTNGGMGGGEEDDDDDDNDGGTGDGSTTAAAAAASRGLKHSEVLSLLSSLVAEGWLDKSRDGFYSLTPRALMELWSWLVATYNDPDAESEWQRIKFCEACKEIVTYGQRCNEPDCTIRLHDICEDAFWRTRAGDRKCPKCGTPWEGNHFVGERAVTSRSGFQRGRGRRRRQTEAAEVAHDNGGVEEEGGE, encoded by the coding sequence ATGAACGACGACTGGACCCCGCCAATCCCTGCAGGCTACAACGATGCCAACCGGGCCTTCATCCAGGCCCTCATGGCCCGGGGCACGCTGACCTTCCGCGAGGGGCAGAAGGTGCTCGCGGCCATCAAATCCGCcgtcgagggcggcggcggcgacgacgtgGCCCCGGAGTCCATCACCATGGCCGAGTTTGAGAACTTTGTGCGCACCGCCCGCGAGGCCGTCGAGCCGCTCGACTACGACATCCGCAACATGCGCGACCAGGTCCGCGGCGGCGAGCGCGTCTGGGCCTTCGTCAACGCCCACAGCGACCCGGCCACCCAGCTCGGCACCGCCCGCTCCCCCGAGGAGGTCGCCTACATCAAGCGCCTGCTCGACGCCATGTTCGACCACCACAACACCCCGCGCCTCGAGGTCATGGCCGTCGACGAGGGCCAGGCGCTGCGCGTGTCGCGGCCGGCCAGGGGCCCCGCCGCCCGCGACAGCAACGTcaacaccaacaccaacGGGGGGATGGGTGGTGgtgaggaggacgacgacgacgacgacaacgacggcGGTACCGGAGACGGCAGCacaaccgccgccgccgccgccgcttcgAGGGGACTGAAGCACTCCGAGGTGCTCTCGCTGCTGTCGAGCCTCGTGGCCGAGGGGTGGCTGGACAAGTCGCGCGACGGCTTCTACAGCCTGACGCCGCGGGCGCTGATGGAGCTGTGGTCGTGGCTGGTGGCCACGTACAACGACCCGGACGCCGAGTCCGAGTGGCAGCGCATCAAGTTCTGCGAGGCCTGCAAGGAGATCGTCACGTACGGCCAGCGCTGCAACGAGCCCGACTGCACCATCCGGCTGCACGACATCTGCGAGGACGCCTTCTGGCGCACCAGGGCCGGCGACAGGAAGTGCCCCAAGTGCGGCACCCCATGGGAGGGCAATCACTTCGTGGGCGAGCGCGCCGTCACCTCCCGATCCGGCTTCCAAAGGGGCCGCGGGAGAAGGCGGAGACAGACCGAAGCGGCCGAGGTCGCCCACGACAACGGGGGCgtggaagaagaaggcgggGAATGA
- a CDS encoding uncharacterized protein (Contains conserved domain SPRY[smart00449], Domain of unknown function), which produces MASEAVSPQREPTPSSLHSTLPQKRSLEDDHSPAVSSPLNPESKPQKVQVQIEENQVTGREKRAKKDSLKKRESKGTSDSARATPDPRQQEPPEELGPVRYKLAHPKPTDFELSRGPVFTSHHEVQDPEGRTIEFFETSDHVYNKKSFHYTHCIADPAFPSMFYYRNTEPPPFGAHMSFEDAASHMFFDRNGMHVTSDKGFRMSRANIAVREGRWYWECKITRGILKERKEGEPDSHGHVRVGFARREASLDAPVGFDAYSYGIRDVSGQKVHMSRPKDFFPPGEEVKEGDVIGLEIQLPSERLHRKIVQGQYNPVVDLADDEEPDQAEAPNIIRDRIPIRFKAHIYFEKIDYHPTKELEELMNPSPVGPGRNLEAPNPNHPVPALRTLPNSYIKIYKNGVLMGTPWTDLLAFLPPASKQAQQTGGRDALDDGSLGYYPAVSVFRGGAVEVNFGPNFWYPPPAEDAEMGGVDGSSGKGLNKLRAMYERYDEQIVEDIVYDIVDEVGFWMQDGQKIIDRSARDEKAETVAPGREEIKELVQDD; this is translated from the exons ATGGCCTCGGAGGCGGTCTCTCCCCAGCGGGAGCCGACTCCATCCTCCTTGCACTCTACACTTCCCCAGAAACGCTCTCTCGAGGATGACCACAGTCCCGCGGTATCATCGCCATTAAACCCCGAATCCAAACCCCAGAAAGTACAGGTGCAAATCGAAGAGAACCAGGTAACGGGCCGGGAGAAAAGGGCCAAGAAGGATTCACTCAAGAAGCGAGAGTCCAAGGGCACCTCCGACAGCGCGAGAGCAACGCCAGATCCAAGGCAGCAAGAGCCACCGGAGGAGCTGGGTCCTGTTCGCTACAAGCTCGCCCATCCAAAGCCGACCGATTTCGAGCTATCCAGAGGACCCGTCTTCACGAGCCATCACGAAGTGCAGGATCCAGAGGGCAGGACGATCGAGTTCTTCGAGACGTCAGATCA CGTCTACAACAAGAAGAGCTTTCACTACACGCACTGCATAGCCGACCCGGCTTTTCCGTCCATGTTCTACTACCGCAACACCGAGCCGCCGCCCTTCGGTGCCCACATGTCGTTCGAAGATGCCGCGTCACACATGTTCTTCGACCGAAATGGGATGCACGTCACGTCAGACAAGGGGTTTCGCATGTCACGCGCCAACATTGCCGTCCGCGAGGGACGGTGGTACTGGGAGTGCAAGATCACGCGGGGCATACTGAAGGAGCGAAAGGAAGGGGAGCCCGACTCGCACGGTCATGTCCGGGTGGGGTTCGCCCGGCGGGAAGCATCGCTAGACGCGCCAGTTGGGTTTGACGCCTACAGCTACGGCATCCGGGACGTGTCGGGGCAGAAGGTGCACATGTCGCGGCCCAAAGATTTCTTTCCGCCTGGGGAAGAGGTCAAGGAAGGTGACGTTATCGGACTGGAGATACAGCTGCCGTCAGAGCGCCTGCATCGAAAGATTGTGCAAGGGCAGTACAACCCGGTTGTCGACCTTGCGGATGATGAAGAACCGGACCAGGCTGAAGCGCCAAACATCATCCGCGATCGCATCCCGATCCGGTTCAAAGCGCACATCTACTTTGAGAAGATTGACTATCATCCAACCAAGGAGCTGGAGGAACTGATGAACCCGTCGCCAGTGGGACCGGGACGCAACCTGGAGGCCCCGAATCCGAACCATCCGGTCCCCGCGTTGCGCACGCTGCCGAATTCGTACATCAAGATCTACAAAAACGGAGTCCTCATGGGAACGCCGTGGACGGACCTACTGGCGTTTCTCCCGCCGGCATCCAAGCAAGCGCAGCAGACGGGTGGCCGGGACGCGCTCGACGACGGGTCGTTGGGGTATTACCCGGCTGTGAGCGTCTTCCGGGGAGGCGCGGTGGAGGTCAACTTTGGGCCCAATTTCTGGTATCCGCCTCCGGCGGAGGATGCAGAAATGGGCGGCGTTGACGGGTCTTCGGGTAAGGGACTAAACAAGCTGCGGGCGATGTACGAGCGCTACGACGAACAGATTGTGGAGGACATTGTCTACGACATTGTGGACGAGGTTGGCTTCTGGATGCAGGATGGCCAGAAGATCATTGATCGGTCAGCTCGTGATGAGAAAGCCGAGACGGTCGCGCCTGGCAGGGAGGAGATCAAGGAACTGGTCCAGGACGATTGA